A portion of the Thermosediminibacter oceani DSM 16646 genome contains these proteins:
- a CDS encoding adenine phosphoribosyltransferase yields MDLKEKIRIIMDFPKKGISFKDITTLLKDGEAFRTAIKSLADLVRDKDFDLVAGPEARGFIIGAPLAYELGKGFVPARKRGKLPGETIKAEYKLEYGTDVLEMHKDAIEKGQKVLVVDDLLATGGTIFSTIELVEKLGGIVTAVAFLIELTELKGRECLSNYEVVSLIKY; encoded by the coding sequence ATGGACCTGAAAGAGAAAATTCGCATAATAATGGACTTCCCCAAAAAGGGAATAAGCTTTAAAGACATAACAACGCTCCTAAAGGATGGAGAAGCTTTTAGGACTGCAATTAAGAGCCTGGCGGACCTGGTTAGGGATAAGGATTTCGACCTGGTGGCCGGTCCTGAAGCCAGAGGATTTATCATAGGAGCACCTCTGGCGTATGAGCTCGGAAAAGGTTTTGTTCCCGCAAGAAAGAGGGGAAAGCTGCCTGGGGAAACGATAAAAGCTGAATACAAGCTGGAATACGGCACTGATGTGCTGGAAATGCATAAGGACGCTATTGAGAAGGGACAAAAGGTACTGGTTGTGGATGATCTTTTAGCTACCGGAGGCACAATATTCTCTACAATAGAATTGGTGGAAAAACTGGGCGGGATCGTTACCGCTGTAGCTTTCTTGATAGAATTGACCGAATTAAAGGGACGGGAATGTCTGTCTAATTACGAAGTGGTTTCGCTCATCAAATACTAG
- a CDS encoding IS1182 family transposase, with protein sequence MLTKKNREIIEQVELVSIDSLVPQDHLLRAVEESIDFNFIYDEVKDLYSENTGRPSIDPVVLIKLLMLQALYGIRSMRQTIREVEVNVAYRWFLGYGLQEKIPHFSTFGKNYERRFKESDLFEKIFERVLMEAIECGFVKTDAVFIDATHIKASANKNKYIEKVAKQRTQKYKEELLKEINAEREANGKKPFEEEDDDDDNNKGENSSKKVRVSTTDPESGMFQKGEKERCFAYTASVACDRNNFVLGVKIAPGNVHDSQVFSDLFQEVNDKFSKIEAVVVDAGYKTPGICREIIEAGALPVMPYKRPMTKDGYFKKREYVYDEYYDCYICPNNQILEYSTTNRAGYREYRSNPQICCKCPMRLQCTKSKNYTKIITRHIWEHYIEIAEDIRHTQWGKELYKMRGQTIERVFADAKEKHGMRYTNLRGLRKVGHYLTLLFACMNLKKLALWKKRRGTFPPTVPALHSFFLKIFFAFNKKPLLGYAS encoded by the coding sequence ATGTTAACGAAGAAAAATCGAGAAATAATAGAGCAGGTAGAATTAGTAAGCATCGATAGCTTAGTACCTCAAGACCATCTCCTTAGGGCAGTAGAAGAAAGCATCGACTTTAATTTCATTTATGATGAAGTAAAAGACCTATATAGCGAAAATACAGGAAGACCTAGTATTGACCCGGTAGTGTTAATTAAGCTACTCATGCTCCAAGCATTGTATGGAATCCGCTCCATGCGCCAAACCATCAGAGAAGTAGAAGTCAATGTAGCTTACCGTTGGTTTTTAGGCTATGGATTACAAGAAAAAATACCTCACTTTTCAACTTTTGGAAAAAACTATGAACGGCGGTTTAAGGAAAGTGATCTATTTGAAAAGATATTCGAGCGGGTGTTGATGGAAGCAATAGAATGCGGGTTTGTTAAAACAGATGCAGTATTTATCGATGCTACTCACATAAAAGCCAGTGCCAATAAGAATAAATATATCGAGAAAGTCGCTAAGCAACGGACTCAAAAATATAAGGAAGAACTTTTAAAAGAAATCAACGCCGAACGGGAAGCAAACGGTAAAAAGCCCTTTGAAGAAGAAGATGATGATGACGATAACAACAAAGGAGAAAATAGCTCTAAAAAAGTCAGGGTAAGCACCACAGATCCTGAAAGTGGGATGTTTCAAAAAGGGGAAAAAGAGCGCTGCTTTGCCTACACAGCTTCTGTAGCCTGTGACCGGAACAACTTTGTCCTTGGTGTCAAAATAGCACCTGGAAATGTTCATGACAGCCAGGTATTCTCCGATTTATTTCAAGAAGTAAACGATAAATTTTCTAAAATAGAGGCGGTAGTGGTTGATGCAGGCTACAAAACCCCCGGGATATGCAGAGAAATCATTGAGGCAGGAGCGCTTCCCGTTATGCCCTACAAGAGGCCGATGACCAAAGATGGCTACTTTAAAAAACGCGAATACGTCTATGACGAATATTATGATTGTTACATATGCCCCAACAACCAAATATTAGAATACAGCACCACCAACCGGGCGGGATACCGGGAATATAGGAGCAACCCCCAAATATGCTGTAAATGTCCCATGCGCCTACAGTGCACCAAAAGTAAAAATTACACAAAAATCATAACTCGGCATATATGGGAGCATTACATAGAAATAGCGGAAGATATAAGACACACCCAATGGGGTAAAGAACTATACAAAATGCGCGGCCAGACCATCGAGCGGGTATTTGCCGATGCGAAGGAAAAGCATGGCATGCGCTATACAAATCTACGAGGCTTGAGGAAAGTTGGACATTACCTCACGCTTCTTTTCGCATGCATGAATTTAAAAAAGCTGGCTTTATGGAAGAAAAGACGGGGAACGTTTCCGCCAACAGTCCCCGCTTTACATTCGTTTTTCTTAAAAATTTTCTTCGCCTTCAACAAAAAGCCGCTTTTAGGTTATGCATCCTAA
- the secF gene encoding protein translocase subunit SecF translates to MRVYRIMERKWLWFGISLAVIALGLFYLVTRGLNWGIDFTGGDILHYNIGQPYSLDEAKKLMESFNLRTVEVREAGDDRQELIVRTVVLTADQQKKITEAIRQKWPQAQLIRAERVDAVIGKELQRQALIALIIANIGVLIYVAFRFEFKSGVAAILALVHDVLVMISFYAIFYIPVDTTFIAAILTVVGYSINDTIVIFDRIRENLKIMGKASFNEIANTSIVQTLARSINTSITTLLSIIALYFLGGETIKDFTLALIVGIMSGVYSTIFIASPLWSMFRGQHRTARA, encoded by the coding sequence GTGAGAGTATACCGGATAATGGAAAGAAAATGGCTATGGTTCGGCATATCACTGGCAGTGATCGCCCTGGGACTGTTTTACCTCGTCACTCGCGGCTTAAACTGGGGTATAGATTTTACCGGAGGAGATATACTGCATTACAATATAGGCCAGCCTTACAGCCTTGACGAAGCAAAAAAGCTCATGGAAAGCTTTAATTTAAGGACTGTTGAAGTAAGAGAGGCTGGGGATGACCGCCAGGAATTAATCGTCAGAACTGTCGTGCTGACGGCCGACCAGCAGAAAAAGATAACTGAAGCCATAAGGCAAAAATGGCCTCAGGCTCAATTGATCCGGGCGGAAAGGGTAGACGCGGTTATAGGTAAAGAGCTTCAACGGCAGGCTTTGATAGCCCTTATAATCGCAAATATCGGAGTGTTGATTTACGTAGCATTTCGCTTCGAATTCAAGTCGGGTGTGGCGGCGATCCTCGCCCTTGTTCATGATGTCCTCGTAATGATAAGCTTTTACGCCATATTCTATATACCCGTCGACACCACGTTTATAGCAGCCATACTCACGGTAGTGGGTTATTCTATAAACGATACGATAGTAATATTTGACAGGATCCGCGAAAACCTGAAAATTATGGGCAAAGCATCTTTCAATGAGATAGCCAATACGAGTATAGTTCAAACATTGGCCAGGTCGATAAACACATCCATAACAACTCTTCTTTCCATAATAGCGCTCTACTTTTTGGGCGGTGAAACCATAAAAGATTTCACGCTGGCGCTCATCGTAGGAATCATGAGCGGCGTCTATTCTACAATATTTATAGCAAGCCCCCTGTGGAGTATGTTTAGGGGCCAACACAGAACTGCTCGGGCTTAA
- a CDS encoding magnesium chelatase yields the protein MKRYSQLIRHEGNSGLFDIIDVAILATLSGIPIHIHAEGLRGTGKTTIIRASRNIFPKIERIKGCEFNCDPKKPHCPLHRDLSPEEIEKLGVEKVDMPFLEISASAKKGTVVGSIDLEKLSSRENPQAALLLGTIPRAHRGVIFVDEINRLADTAPDIVDILLDVMGTKPGRIQIEEVGLPVVELPVQVSVWAASNPDEEPGPLEDIRRQLSDRFDFVVNVERPKDIGIVRRILEGSDLEEDIDLEMKKVTGFIEAQKRLNEFHLSDALKTTLASIYVNFGLESIRGIESILLGARLRGALLGRSPDIKDIMYLTRYALKHRTDEKNLAEILKNLENNNSRVTEPIQKTLAEHSDRSTQSRGLEVSAGKDKLSALRRIFSFFPRALGGKASTATDPKCIEVKAPPHKAVTLKQLDFSECVKTEDELR from the coding sequence GTGAAAAGGTACTCGCAGTTAATAAGGCACGAAGGAAACAGCGGGCTTTTCGACATTATAGATGTGGCCATCCTTGCGACCCTTTCCGGGATTCCAATTCATATTCATGCTGAGGGTTTGAGGGGTACCGGGAAAACTACCATAATAAGAGCCTCCCGCAATATTTTCCCAAAAATCGAACGAATAAAAGGATGCGAGTTCAACTGCGATCCGAAAAAACCGCACTGTCCGCTTCATCGCGATCTTTCCCCTGAAGAAATAGAAAAGCTTGGCGTAGAAAAGGTCGATATGCCTTTTCTTGAAATATCAGCTTCCGCCAAAAAGGGCACCGTTGTAGGGAGTATTGACCTTGAGAAACTATCGTCCAGGGAAAACCCTCAGGCTGCACTTCTCCTCGGTACAATACCCAGGGCTCACCGCGGCGTTATATTCGTCGACGAGATAAACCGCTTGGCGGACACCGCCCCGGATATTGTTGATATTTTACTGGATGTCATGGGAACCAAACCCGGAAGGATACAGATAGAAGAAGTGGGACTCCCGGTCGTGGAATTGCCCGTGCAAGTCAGCGTATGGGCTGCATCCAACCCGGACGAAGAACCGGGGCCCTTAGAGGATATCCGCCGCCAGCTTTCCGACAGATTTGATTTTGTCGTCAATGTGGAAAGGCCAAAAGACATAGGTATAGTCCGCAGAATTCTCGAAGGCTCTGACCTGGAAGAAGACATAGATTTGGAAATGAAAAAAGTAACGGGGTTTATCGAAGCACAAAAAAGGCTAAACGAATTTCATCTTTCCGACGCTTTAAAAACCACCCTGGCATCGATATACGTTAATTTTGGACTGGAGAGCATAAGAGGTATAGAATCAATACTCCTCGGAGCCCGGTTAAGGGGAGCGCTTCTGGGGAGAAGTCCAGATATTAAGGATATAATGTATTTGACCAGGTACGCTTTGAAGCACAGGACCGATGAAAAAAATCTGGCTGAAATATTGAAAAACCTGGAAAATAATAATTCAAGAGTGACTGAACCGATACAAAAAACCTTGGCCGAACATTCCGACAGGAGTACCCAGTCGAGAGGTCTTGAGGTAAGCGCTGGCAAAGACAAGTTGAGCGCTTTACGGAGAATTTTTTCGTTTTTTCCCAGAGCTCTGGGCGGGAAAGCTTCGACCGCAACTGACCCTAAATGTATAGAGGTCAAAGCACCACCCCATAAGGCCGTCACGCTGAAGCAGCTGGATTTTAGTGAATGTGTCAAGACGGAGGATGAACTTCGGTGA
- the recJ gene encoding single-stranded-DNA-specific exonuclease RecJ, producing MIDGNYVWELNPPVIPSFSAENLHPVILKLLKSRGIDRKEDVVRFLRASLEDMYNPMLLKDMDKAVQRVKKGLAAGEKITVYGDYDVDGITGCCLMVRALREMGGNVDFYIPSRLDEGYGLNKEALEKIAREGTTLIITVDNGIASHDEVRYAKELGVDVIITDHHEPHEVVPDAAAVINPKQKDCPYPFKNLAGVGVAFKFIQALAGSDDEILLKYLDLAALGTIADMVPLVDENRIIAKHGLNALKNTDKPGLSALMSQSRLDDAELNAEKISYILAPRLNAAGRLSDATTAVQLLLTDDTEEARELAMALEDLNRERQALENKIYNEVREYVEKNIDLENVRVIVASSSRWHPGVIGIVASKLVQCYCMPCILIAEEGEEGKGSARSIPGFNIFEALDKLSYMLDKFGGHDQAAGFTIKVREIGTFRSKINELAREISREKWDIRLNIDLELKSEDINMELAEQLKILEPFGFGNPKPLFICKNLSVERVRAVGEGEKHLKIFLKKRRKEFSAIGFNLGAYKDKLEMAPFIDAAFYLELNEWEGVREPQLNLKDIKVPYLRDELMIKLEEEYYKRFFNKSAMFAESLCSPPDKVAGQKDNARMLKLVKAKDKRQYVKDLIESDKRAMVKVNTPYQAWRLLVYLKRFDHIKSNLGVFFNWDEADIKNKKNIILINPQAVFHRQALDFVDEIVFYDTPFSVELMEAHIFNTSSLRAHLIFNRDDLRYNYMVCEKLLPHKDLFTAVFEFLYRTLGKGPARFRLKDIGGFLGKPDFRKVNYIGIINVLNIFEELGILKYTLEGDTVHIIQFNGHVKGLSCRVSPTYQMLSNLRAKVIEFYNNFYKIQEILKQEEI from the coding sequence GTGATAGACGGAAACTATGTCTGGGAATTGAATCCTCCGGTAATTCCATCCTTTAGCGCCGAAAATCTCCATCCCGTGATTTTAAAGCTTTTAAAAAGCAGGGGAATAGATAGAAAAGAAGATGTGGTTCGATTCTTAAGAGCATCGCTGGAAGACATGTACAACCCGATGTTACTTAAGGATATGGACAAAGCTGTGCAAAGGGTAAAAAAAGGCCTGGCCGCAGGAGAAAAAATAACCGTATACGGCGACTACGATGTGGATGGAATTACCGGTTGCTGCCTGATGGTAAGGGCGCTTAGGGAAATGGGAGGCAATGTCGATTTTTATATCCCTTCGCGCCTGGACGAGGGTTACGGTCTGAACAAAGAAGCATTAGAAAAAATCGCAAGGGAAGGCACTACTCTGATAATAACAGTTGATAACGGGATTGCGTCCCATGACGAGGTAAGATATGCCAAAGAACTGGGCGTTGACGTCATAATTACGGATCACCACGAACCTCATGAGGTCGTTCCCGATGCCGCAGCCGTGATCAACCCGAAACAGAAAGATTGCCCTTATCCATTTAAAAACCTAGCGGGAGTAGGGGTGGCCTTCAAATTTATCCAGGCCCTTGCGGGTTCTGACGATGAAATATTACTAAAATACCTAGATCTGGCTGCCCTCGGCACCATCGCCGATATGGTTCCCTTAGTAGACGAAAATAGGATAATAGCAAAGCACGGTCTTAACGCACTAAAGAATACCGATAAACCGGGATTATCAGCTTTAATGTCGCAGTCAAGACTCGATGATGCGGAACTAAACGCAGAAAAAATAAGTTACATACTGGCGCCAAGGTTAAACGCAGCCGGGCGGCTATCCGATGCAACGACTGCGGTCCAGCTTCTGCTCACCGATGATACTGAGGAAGCCAGGGAACTCGCAATGGCTTTGGAGGACTTAAATAGAGAAAGGCAGGCTCTCGAAAACAAAATCTACAATGAAGTCAGAGAATACGTAGAAAAAAATATCGATCTTGAAAATGTAAGAGTTATAGTAGCTTCGAGTTCCCGATGGCACCCTGGAGTCATAGGAATCGTGGCTTCAAAGCTGGTACAATGTTACTGCATGCCGTGTATATTGATAGCAGAAGAGGGCGAAGAGGGAAAAGGCTCGGCAAGGAGTATACCGGGGTTCAACATATTTGAAGCTTTAGATAAACTGTCGTATATGCTCGATAAATTTGGAGGTCACGACCAGGCTGCTGGTTTTACCATCAAAGTGAGAGAGATAGGAACATTTCGTTCAAAGATCAATGAACTGGCAAGAGAGATTTCTCGAGAAAAATGGGATATCAGGCTGAATATAGACCTGGAGTTAAAGTCCGAAGACATAAACATGGAGCTGGCCGAACAACTTAAAATCCTGGAACCCTTTGGATTCGGCAATCCAAAACCGCTATTTATATGTAAAAACCTGTCTGTGGAACGGGTCCGTGCGGTGGGGGAAGGAGAAAAACATTTAAAAATATTCCTAAAAAAAAGAAGAAAAGAATTCAGCGCCATAGGCTTTAACCTTGGGGCTTATAAGGATAAATTAGAAATGGCTCCTTTCATCGATGCAGCCTTCTACCTGGAACTCAACGAATGGGAAGGAGTTAGGGAACCTCAGCTCAATCTTAAGGATATCAAAGTGCCCTATCTCAGGGACGAACTTATGATAAAGCTTGAAGAAGAGTATTATAAAAGATTTTTCAATAAAAGCGCAATGTTTGCTGAAAGTTTGTGTTCACCTCCGGATAAGGTAGCTGGTCAAAAAGATAATGCGCGGATGCTAAAATTGGTGAAGGCCAAAGACAAGCGCCAGTACGTCAAGGATTTAATTGAATCGGACAAAAGGGCTATGGTTAAGGTTAACACCCCTTATCAAGCCTGGCGCTTACTGGTTTATCTGAAGAGGTTCGATCACATAAAGTCGAACCTGGGCGTTTTTTTTAATTGGGATGAAGCTGATATAAAAAATAAAAAAAATATCATTTTGATAAATCCCCAAGCGGTGTTTCACCGGCAGGCATTGGACTTTGTTGATGAGATAGTTTTTTATGACACGCCTTTCAGTGTTGAGCTGATGGAGGCTCATATTTTTAATACTTCTTCACTCAGAGCACATTTGATTTTCAACCGGGACGATTTGAGGTATAATTATATGGTGTGCGAGAAACTGCTGCCGCATAAGGACCTTTTTACAGCGGTCTTCGAATTCCTGTACAGGACGTTGGGGAAAGGGCCGGCCAGATTTAGACTCAAAGATATAGGAGGTTTTCTGGGTAAGCCAGACTTTCGGAAAGTGAATTATATAGGGATAATCAATGTGCTAAACATTTTTGAGGAGTTGGGTATACTAAAATACACTCTGGAAGGCGACACAGTACATATAATACAATTTAACGGGCACGTTAAGGGTTTGAGTTGCCGGGTTTCACCTACATACCAAATGCTTTCAAACCTCCGTGCCAAAGTAATAGAATTTTATAACAATTTTTATAAAATACAAGAAATATTGAAACAGGAGGAGATTTAA
- a CDS encoding vWA domain-containing protein, which translates to MNSPVEKMKIEFSKGRGVRIGEAAVASRKVHVISPYRPQVVHIITNSDAGKVFYNRLNEGEILHVDLFHEIKAVDVKLIARDLINALAKDNMEFMADRIDIQTGSGGGRLSGSLNYGKTESLLKDHLNHVHISILLADDKLDFLLFLIENLEESLIRQKVELRRIDRIVNEVGNTPIDMSPYATDSDSYLKQSNYSGNILRSKKYQQALELCEYMGSLRELEEILEFFNSTKRRDLYELEKKYGDLEQIVERLEKDNLVFRNSRSYALTPEGKQMIDFIRANRKELESGLKKIIKKIPENRGGFIKTINSGRKNVRDTKGRAVQIPYTKTDWLEEIEVVETIKKALVRSYFVGEKFSIRREDLVTVKRYPGRGQDICLIIDASASMAGERLRSAKILAKHIVLKSNRRVSVLAFKERNVSLHVPFTKNFSTIDAGVSSITSSGLTPLALALDQGLSYMCSRHMKNPLIMLITDGIPTVPMWSTDPVKDAITAAEKIGKKKIDFCCIGLKPNRDCLTKITQAARGKLFVVDELNRDVLVNVINKSGQLV; encoded by the coding sequence GTGAATTCACCAGTTGAAAAAATGAAAATAGAATTTTCTAAAGGTAGGGGGGTCAGAATCGGCGAGGCGGCTGTAGCCAGCAGAAAAGTCCACGTTATTTCCCCGTACCGACCCCAGGTGGTACACATAATAACCAATTCCGATGCAGGGAAAGTCTTCTACAACAGATTAAATGAGGGAGAAATTTTACACGTGGACTTGTTTCACGAAATCAAAGCCGTAGACGTAAAACTTATTGCTAGGGACTTAATTAATGCTCTGGCCAAAGATAATATGGAGTTTATGGCCGATCGTATAGATATTCAAACGGGCAGCGGTGGAGGCAGGCTTTCAGGCAGCCTGAACTACGGCAAAACTGAAAGCCTTTTGAAGGACCATTTGAATCACGTGCACATTTCAATTTTGCTTGCCGACGATAAACTGGATTTCTTACTTTTTTTAATAGAGAACCTTGAGGAATCCCTGATCAGGCAAAAGGTGGAACTCAGGAGAATTGACAGAATTGTAAACGAAGTGGGTAACACACCCATCGATATGTCCCCTTATGCTACGGACTCGGATTCGTATTTAAAGCAGAGCAACTATAGTGGAAATATACTTCGCAGTAAAAAATATCAGCAGGCGCTTGAACTTTGCGAGTATATGGGCAGCTTGAGGGAACTGGAAGAGATCCTCGAGTTTTTCAATTCCACAAAACGCAGGGATCTTTATGAACTGGAAAAAAAGTACGGGGATCTGGAGCAGATCGTCGAACGCCTCGAAAAGGACAACCTAGTGTTCAGGAATTCGAGAAGCTACGCATTGACGCCTGAAGGAAAACAAATGATAGATTTTATCAGGGCAAACCGGAAAGAACTGGAATCGGGCCTGAAAAAGATCATAAAAAAGATACCTGAAAACAGAGGAGGGTTCATTAAAACCATCAATTCAGGGAGAAAGAATGTCCGGGATACGAAGGGAAGGGCTGTACAAATACCTTATACGAAAACCGATTGGCTGGAGGAAATCGAAGTTGTAGAAACTATCAAGAAAGCCCTTGTCAGGTCCTACTTTGTTGGAGAAAAATTCTCAATTCGGCGCGAAGACTTAGTAACTGTGAAAAGATATCCGGGAAGAGGACAGGACATATGCCTGATCATCGACGCCAGTGCGAGTATGGCCGGAGAGCGCTTGAGAAGTGCAAAAATTTTGGCGAAACATATTGTATTGAAATCCAACAGAAGGGTCAGCGTCCTGGCGTTTAAGGAAAGGAATGTCAGCCTTCACGTACCCTTTACAAAAAATTTCAGTACAATTGATGCAGGTGTGAGCAGTATAACATCTTCCGGGCTTACACCGCTGGCTCTCGCCTTGGATCAAGGCCTTTCATACATGTGCTCCAGGCACATGAAAAACCCCTTGATCATGTTGATTACCGACGGCATCCCCACAGTCCCTATGTGGAGCACAGATCCGGTAAAGGATGCTATCACTGCAGCAGAGAAAATCGGGAAGAAAAAAATAGACTTTTGCTGTATCGGACTGAAACCAAATAGGGACTGCCTTACGAAAATCACCCAGGCCGCCAGAGGCAAACTTTTTGTCGTGGATGAACTGAACCGAGATGTTTTGGTGAACGTTATAAACAAGAGCGGGCAACTGGTATAG
- a CDS encoding RelA/SpoT family protein, giving the protein MATFDSLEERIKSYNPSADLELVRRAYEFAKNAHDGQHRVSGELFIFHPLEVAMILADLELDTITIAASLLHDVVEDTNYSLEDIAKNFGSEIALLVDGVTKLSKLEYKTKEEQQAENLRKMFLAMAKDIRVILIKLADRLHNMRTLKYLPEKKQKEIAVETLEIFAPLAHRLGISKIKWELEDLAFRYLEPNHYYELVDKVAKKRREREEHINNMIALLRERLTAAGIKAEIQGRPKHFYSIYKKMKEQNKSFEQIFDLTAVRVIVDTVRDCYAALGVVHTLWKPIPGRFKDYIAMPKPNMYQSLHTTVIDSSGEPLEIQIRTYEMHKTAEYGIAAHWRYKEGNKEDDFDKKLSWLREILDWQRDLRDAREFMESLKIDLFADEVYVFTPKGDVIDLPAGSCPIDFAYRIHTDIGNRCVGAKVNGKMVPLDYKLTNGDIVEIITSSHSNGPSWDWLQFVKSTQAKNKIRQWFKKERREENIARGKEMLEKEAKRQGYDIYQLIKQDFMDNLLRRLSFQSMDDLYASIGYGGITAGQVFQKILEEYKKNVKPDKPVLEAVRIDSRAKPKKGVNEGIKVDGVDNLLVKFSRCCNPVPGDKIVGYITRGRGVSIHRQDCPNVLNNMYDRERLIEVKWDGFKETSYPVEIEASAYDRPGVLSDVLNTLGDMKTTIDSVNARSSKNGIAVIDLVLEITDKQHLENIMQKLKKINGIFEVKRVMNQ; this is encoded by the coding sequence TTGGCAACATTCGACTCCCTGGAAGAACGCATAAAGTCGTATAACCCCTCGGCAGACCTGGAGCTGGTCAGAAGGGCTTACGAGTTTGCGAAAAATGCCCATGACGGCCAGCACAGAGTTTCAGGAGAACTTTTTATTTTCCACCCCTTAGAAGTCGCCATGATCCTTGCGGATCTTGAGCTGGATACCATCACAATCGCAGCTAGTCTCCTTCACGATGTGGTCGAAGATACTAATTATTCTCTTGAGGATATAGCAAAAAACTTCGGTTCAGAGATAGCTCTACTTGTAGACGGTGTAACAAAGTTGAGCAAATTAGAATATAAAACAAAAGAAGAGCAGCAGGCAGAGAATCTTCGAAAAATGTTCCTGGCCATGGCCAAAGATATACGGGTCATCCTCATTAAACTGGCTGACAGGCTGCACAATATGAGGACTTTAAAGTATCTACCCGAGAAAAAACAGAAGGAGATAGCCGTAGAAACCCTTGAGATCTTTGCACCCCTTGCTCACCGTCTGGGTATTTCCAAAATAAAATGGGAATTGGAAGACCTGGCTTTTAGATACCTGGAACCCAATCATTACTACGAGCTGGTGGACAAAGTCGCCAAAAAGAGAAGAGAAAGGGAAGAACATATAAACAACATGATCGCCCTTTTAAGGGAGCGCCTGACAGCCGCAGGTATAAAAGCCGAAATCCAGGGGAGACCGAAACATTTTTACAGTATATATAAAAAGATGAAGGAACAGAACAAATCCTTTGAGCAGATTTTTGACTTGACGGCCGTAAGAGTTATTGTGGATACCGTTAGAGATTGTTACGCTGCACTCGGAGTCGTGCACACCCTCTGGAAACCTATACCCGGCAGGTTTAAAGATTATATAGCAATGCCAAAGCCCAATATGTACCAATCCCTCCATACGACAGTCATTGATTCCTCAGGAGAACCCCTGGAGATACAGATAAGGACCTACGAGATGCATAAGACGGCCGAATACGGTATTGCAGCTCACTGGCGATATAAAGAGGGGAACAAAGAGGACGATTTTGACAAAAAATTATCATGGCTCAGGGAAATCCTGGACTGGCAGAGGGACCTACGCGACGCTAGGGAATTCATGGAATCCTTGAAAATAGATTTATTTGCAGATGAAGTATACGTTTTTACTCCCAAGGGCGATGTAATAGATTTACCTGCAGGCTCTTGTCCAATAGACTTTGCCTACAGAATACACACCGATATAGGCAACCGGTGTGTGGGTGCCAAAGTGAACGGTAAAATGGTTCCCCTGGACTATAAGCTGACAAACGGAGATATTGTTGAAATAATTACGTCATCGCACAGCAACGGACCCAGCTGGGACTGGCTTCAATTCGTCAAATCAACCCAGGCAAAGAATAAGATAAGGCAGTGGTTTAAAAAGGAACGCCGCGAAGAAAATATAGCTCGCGGCAAGGAAATGCTGGAAAAAGAGGCAAAAAGACAGGGGTACGATATCTACCAGCTTATAAAACAGGATTTTATGGATAACCTGTTAAGGCGGCTAAGTTTCCAGAGTATGGATGACCTTTACGCTTCGATAGGCTACGGAGGTATTACGGCAGGACAGGTTTTCCAAAAAATCCTGGAGGAATATAAAAAGAACGTAAAACCGGATAAACCGGTTCTGGAAGCGGTTAGAATCGATTCCAGAGCAAAGCCGAAAAAAGGGGTCAATGAAGGTATTAAAGTAGATGGGGTAGACAACCTGCTGGTTAAATTCTCTAGGTGCTGCAATCCTGTGCCCGGAGATAAAATTGTGGGATATATCACCAGGGGACGAGGTGTTTCGATTCACAGGCAGGACTGCCCCAATGTGCTGAACAACATGTATGACAGGGAACGCCTTATAGAGGTCAAGTGGGATGGTTTTAAAGAAACATCGTATCCGGTAGAAATTGAGGCTTCCGCTTACGATAGGCCGGGAGTGCTTTCGGATGTATTGAATACCTTAGGTGATATGAAGACCACTATAGATTCGGTTAATGCCAGATCTTCCAAAAACGGCATAGCAGTAATAGATCTAGTTCTGGAAATTACCGATAAGCAGCATCTGGAAAATATTATGCAAAAATTGAAAAAGATCAACGGTATTTTTGAAGTAAAAAGGGTGATGAATCAATAG